The proteins below come from a single Cricetulus griseus strain 17A/GY chromosome 6, alternate assembly CriGri-PICRH-1.0, whole genome shotgun sequence genomic window:
- the LOC100766900 gene encoding olfactory receptor 4A5-like isoform X2, producing MGQNNNVTEFVLLGFTEDPAGKKALFVMFLLIYIVTMVGNLLIVGTVIVSPALGTPMYFFLASLSLMDAVYSTAISPKLIADLLRDKKTISFTACISQLFIEHLFGGVDIVILVAMAYDRYVAICKPLHYLIIMNRRVCILFLVMAWAGGFAHAMFQVLVVCKLPFCGPNIIDHFCCDTYPLLLLACTDTYSIGLSATVNNGAMCIVIFILLLLSYGIILRSLKNHSQEGRRKALFTCSSHITVVFLFFVPCIFMYARPVSSFPVDKSITVFYTVVTPMLNPLIYTLRNSEMKISMEKLLQKILSPDRIRLSSSCFIY from the coding sequence ATGGGCCAAAACAACAATGTCACAGAATTTGTCCTGCTGGGATTCACTGAGGATCCTGCTGGGAAAAAGGCattgtttgttatgtttttactCATCTACATTGTGACAATGGTGGGAAACCTTCTCATTGTGGGGACAGTGATTGTCAGCCCCGCCTTGGGCACCCCAATGTACTTCTTCCTTGCCTCTCTGTCTCTTATGGATGCTGTTTATTCCACTGCCATCTCACCCAAGTTGATTGCAGATTTGCTCCGTGACAAGAAGACCATCTCTTTCACAGCTTGCATAAGCCAGCTCTTTATAGAGCACTTATTTGGTGGTGTTGATATTGTCATTCTGGTGGCAATGGCCTATGATCGGTATGTGGCCATCTGTAAACCCCTGCATTATCTGATTATCATGAATCGACGTGTATGTATCCTTTTCTTAGTGATGGCGTGGGCAGGAGGATTTGCACATGCTATGTTTCAAGTTCTTGTTGTATGTAAACTCCCTTTCTGTGGTCCCAATATCATTGACCATTTTTGCTGTGACACATACCCACTATTGCTACTTGCATGCACTGACACCTACTCCATTGGCCTCTCTGCCACTGTAAATAATGGGGCCATGTGTATAGTGATCTTCATCCTCCTGCTACTCTCCTATGGAATCATCTTAAGATCTCTCAAGAATCACAGTCAGGAAGGGAGACGCAAAGCTCTGTTTACCTGCAGCTCCCATATCactgtggtttttctcttttttgtcccCTGTATTTTCATGTATGCTAGACCAGTTTCTAGTTTTCCTGTTGATAAATCCATTACTGTATTTTATACTGTTGTTACACCCATGTTGAATCCTTTAATATATACTTTGAGAAACTCAGAGATGAAAATATCTATGGAAAAACTCCTGCAAAAAATTTTAAGTCCTGATAGAATAAgactttcttcttcctgcttcaTTTACTAA